A single Saccharolobus shibatae B12 DNA region contains:
- the gapN gene encoding NADP-dependent glyceraldehyde-3-phosphate dehydrogenase — protein MEKTSLLIKSKELTEIYELKDGIPYFKAYLASQWISGDEWQDVISPIDLNVIAKIPKLSWNQVDNTLEHIYRKGRWTIRDTPGEKRLDIYKKMASLLDKFKEDFVNVLMINNGKTRTAAEGEVKAAIERLLRADLDVKETRGDYVPGDWSSETLETEAVVRKEPVGVVLSIVPFNYPLFDTVNKIVYTTVIGNAIIIKPPSSTPLPILMLAKVMELASFPKDSFAIITLPGREMNKVVGDKRIQAISLTGSTETGEEVVRNAGIKQFIMELGGGDPAIVLSDADLAWAAQRIATGIISYTGQRCDSVKLVLVEEEVYDTLKDLLVKELTKSVKVGDPRDPSTTVGPVIDVKTVDEWEKAIKDAVEKGGKILFGGKRLGPTYIEPVLIEAPKETLKDMYFYNKEVFASAALLIKVKNIDEALEISNSRKYGLDAAIFGKDINKIRKLQRFLEVGAVYINDYPRHGIGYFPFGGRKDSGIGREGIGYTIQYVTAYKSIVYNYKGKGIWEYL, from the coding sequence ATGGAGAAAACTTCATTGTTAATAAAATCTAAGGAACTTACGGAAATCTATGAACTAAAAGATGGAATACCTTACTTTAAGGCTTATTTAGCAAGCCAGTGGATTAGTGGAGATGAGTGGCAAGATGTAATTAGTCCAATTGACTTAAACGTTATAGCAAAAATTCCTAAATTAAGCTGGAATCAAGTAGATAATACCCTAGAGCACATATATAGAAAGGGAAGATGGACTATACGAGATACACCGGGGGAAAAGAGATTAGACATATATAAGAAGATGGCGTCCTTGTTGGATAAATTTAAGGAAGATTTCGTTAATGTGCTAATGATTAACAACGGTAAAACAAGAACTGCTGCAGAAGGTGAAGTCAAAGCTGCAATAGAGAGGTTATTACGCGCAGATCTAGACGTCAAAGAGACAAGAGGAGATTATGTACCGGGCGATTGGAGCTCAGAGACTTTAGAGACTGAAGCTGTAGTAAGAAAAGAACCAGTGGGAGTTGTTCTTTCCATTGTGCCATTTAATTATCCCCTATTTGATACTGTAAATAAAATAGTTTACACTACTGTAATTGGAAATGCAATAATTATTAAACCACCATCTTCAACTCCATTACCCATCTTAATGTTAGCTAAGGTTATGGAATTAGCGAGTTTTCCGAAGGATTCGTTTGCCATAATTACCCTACCCGGCAGAGAGATGAATAAGGTAGTTGGAGACAAAAGGATTCAAGCGATATCATTAACTGGAAGTACTGAAACTGGAGAAGAGGTAGTAAGGAACGCTGGAATTAAACAATTCATAATGGAACTAGGAGGAGGAGATCCAGCAATAGTTTTGAGTGATGCGGATTTGGCATGGGCTGCGCAAAGAATAGCAACTGGAATAATAAGCTATACTGGACAAAGATGTGATTCAGTAAAGTTAGTTCTGGTTGAAGAAGAAGTGTATGATACACTGAAAGACTTGCTTGTAAAAGAGTTGACAAAATCAGTTAAGGTAGGAGATCCTAGGGATCCATCAACGACCGTTGGACCCGTTATAGACGTAAAAACAGTAGATGAATGGGAAAAGGCTATAAAAGATGCTGTTGAAAAAGGTGGGAAAATACTATTTGGAGGTAAGAGATTAGGTCCTACGTATATTGAACCAGTATTAATAGAGGCGCCAAAAGAGACCCTTAAAGACATGTACTTCTATAATAAGGAAGTATTTGCGTCTGCAGCGCTTTTAATTAAAGTTAAAAACATTGATGAGGCTTTAGAAATTTCCAATAGTAGAAAATATGGATTGGATGCAGCAATATTTGGAAAAGACATAAACAAGATTAGGAAGCTTCAAAGGTTCTTAGAAGTAGGTGCTGTTTATATAAACGACTATCCCAGACATGGAATTGGCTACTTCCCATTTGGCGGAAGGAAGGATTCTGGAATTGGTAGAGAGGGTATTGGGTACACAATTCAATATGTAACAGCCTACAAATCAATAGTCTATAATTATAAAGGAAAAGGTATTTGGGAATACTTGTAA
- a CDS encoding GIY-YIG nuclease family protein, which translates to MTSYVLLIECKTDVIVRTKCREFFIRKGFYAYVGSCGRSCSKRISRHLNRSKNKYHWHIDYLTTVCEPIAVFVMKCVKEKELASLLSENNAYVEKFGSSDDRNVKSHLFIVSDLQKLCSTICDKSRE; encoded by the coding sequence ATGACAAGTTACGTTCTATTAATTGAATGCAAGACCGATGTTATTGTAAGGACTAAGTGTAGGGAGTTTTTCATAAGGAAGGGTTTTTATGCATATGTTGGATCATGTGGAAGGTCTTGTAGTAAACGTATAAGTAGACACTTAAATAGAAGCAAGAACAAATATCATTGGCATATTGACTACTTAACAACAGTTTGTGAACCAATTGCCGTGTTTGTAATGAAGTGCGTTAAGGAGAAGGAATTAGCCTCGCTATTAAGTGAAAATAACGCGTATGTAGAAAAATTTGGCTCTAGTGATGACAGAAATGTAAAATCTCATTTATTTATAGTAAGTGATTTACAAAAACTTTGTTCAACGATTTGTGATAAATCTAGAGAATGA
- a CDS encoding sodium:calcium antiporter, with protein sequence MVWFLILQLIALLILVALSATLMAKGTRELERSFGKGIAGGLILGFINALPETIIVIQAVLSGFYDIALGSALGGNILLLTLGIGLVSIFYYLKYKSNTITLDGDINIEYSSFLIAVIILGIAVAYGKLNYYIGLFLLSPYIYYIYRRYKNYRNISKNGKNKGNIIKGLTYVIIGGLPLIFTSKYLVSTISSIASMFNVSPLILAILITPIAAELEENLTAIKLISDSPSSVTTALMNFIGSKLENMTLLLGIIGISQTVSLRPSLLYLLLILATSLLALGIIKDRNIKVKEGLSLFGIYAILIAILLRFSA encoded by the coding sequence TTGGTATGGTTTTTAATATTACAGCTGATAGCCTTACTTATTTTAGTTGCATTGTCAGCTACTTTAATGGCTAAGGGGACACGAGAGTTAGAGAGGTCTTTCGGCAAAGGAATAGCTGGAGGATTAATATTAGGCTTTATAAACGCATTACCGGAAACTATTATTGTAATTCAAGCCGTCTTAAGCGGTTTTTATGATATTGCATTAGGTTCTGCTTTAGGCGGGAACATATTGCTACTTACCTTAGGGATAGGGCTTGTTTCTATTTTTTATTATCTAAAGTATAAGTCCAATACTATTACTTTAGATGGTGATATAAATATAGAATATAGCTCATTTCTTATAGCAGTCATAATCTTAGGTATAGCAGTTGCATATGGTAAGCTAAACTACTATATAGGTCTCTTTTTGCTTTCCCCTTATATATACTATATTTATAGAAGATATAAAAATTACAGAAATATATCTAAAAATGGAAAGAATAAGGGCAATATAATAAAGGGACTAACTTACGTTATAATAGGAGGTTTACCATTAATTTTTACATCCAAGTATTTGGTTTCCACTATAAGTAGCATTGCGAGCATGTTTAATGTCTCACCACTAATACTCGCAATACTAATAACTCCTATTGCAGCAGAGTTAGAAGAAAATTTGACTGCAATAAAATTAATATCTGATTCACCATCAAGTGTAACCACAGCATTAATGAATTTCATAGGTAGTAAATTGGAAAACATGACGTTACTCTTAGGTATAATAGGTATTTCTCAAACAGTTAGTCTTAGACCATCTCTACTATACCTTTTGCTAATACTAGCTACAAGTCTATTGGCTTTAGGAATAATAAAGGATAGAAACATAAAAGTCAAAGAAGGATTATCTCTATTTGGAATCTACGCAATTCTAATCGCAATTCTGCTAAGGTTTTCAGCTTAA
- the kdgK gene encoding bifunctional 2-dehydro-3-deoxygluconokinase/2-dehydro-3-deoxygalactonokinase — protein MVDVIALGEPLVQFNSFTSGPLRFVNYFEKHIAGSELNFCIAVIRNHLSCGLIARVGNDEFGRNIIEYSRAQGIDTTYIKVDKETFTGIYFIQRGYPIPMKSELIYYRKGSAGSRLSPEDVDETYIRSARLVHSTGITLAISDSAKEAVIKAFELAKSRSLDTNIRPKLWSSLEKARETILPILKKYDIEVLVTDPDDTKILLDVTDPDDAYRKYKELGVKVLLYKLGAKGAMAYKDNVKAFKEGYKVQVEDPTGAGDAMAGTFISLYLQGKGIEYSLAHGIAASTIVITVRGDNELTPTTEDAERFLNEFKT, from the coding sequence ATGGTTGATGTAATAGCTTTAGGAGAGCCTTTAGTCCAATTTAATTCTTTTACCTCTGGTCCATTAAGATTTGTAAACTATTTTGAAAAACATATAGCAGGATCTGAGTTGAATTTCTGCATTGCCGTTATTAGAAATCATCTATCATGCGGTTTAATAGCGAGAGTAGGTAATGACGAGTTTGGAAGAAATATCATAGAATATTCTAGAGCTCAAGGTATTGATACTACCTATATAAAGGTTGATAAGGAGACTTTCACCGGGATATACTTTATACAAAGGGGTTATCCTATACCTATGAAAAGTGAACTAATATACTACAGAAAAGGCAGCGCAGGGAGTAGACTTTCTCCAGAAGATGTTGATGAAACTTACATTAGGAGCGCTAGGTTAGTTCATTCAACTGGAATAACGTTGGCCATAAGCGACAGTGCTAAGGAGGCTGTGATTAAAGCGTTTGAATTGGCAAAATCTAGGAGTCTAGACACAAATATCAGACCTAAACTTTGGAGCAGTCTTGAAAAAGCTAGGGAAACAATCCTTCCAATATTAAAGAAATACGATATTGAGGTACTAGTAACTGATCCAGACGACACTAAAATTTTGTTAGATGTGACTGATCCAGATGATGCTTATAGGAAATATAAGGAGCTAGGAGTTAAAGTCTTGCTCTATAAATTAGGTGCCAAAGGTGCTATGGCATATAAAGACAACGTAAAAGCCTTTAAAGAAGGCTATAAAGTGCAAGTTGAGGACCCTACTGGAGCTGGTGACGCCATGGCAGGAACATTTATTTCGTTGTATTTGCAGGGAAAAGGTATAGAATATTCGTTAGCTCATGGTATTGCGGCGTCAACTATAGTTATAACAGTAAGGGGAGATAATGAACTTACTCCAACTACTGAGGATGCCGAAAGATTTTTAAATGAGTTTAAAACGTAA
- a CDS encoding phosphate-starvation-inducible PsiE family protein, which yields MARLSDKDLIKFIGYIIRIILLFGIGVQIILTIYAIVSSIISLNLLDLVNVTITGPLLILVLLELYIAVNSYLSGKERSIINVIDAGISFFVRELILELFSQNYTITHILIIAGVVGILSFSRFITNR from the coding sequence ATGGCAAGACTCAGTGATAAGGATTTAATAAAATTTATAGGATATATTATACGGATTATTTTATTATTTGGAATAGGCGTACAAATAATATTAACTATTTACGCTATAGTATCTAGCATAATTTCTCTAAATTTATTAGATTTAGTAAACGTAACTATAACTGGTCCATTACTAATTTTGGTATTATTAGAATTATACATTGCCGTAAACAGCTACTTATCTGGAAAAGAAAGAAGCATAATTAACGTAATAGATGCTGGTATATCATTTTTCGTTAGAGAACTAATTCTTGAATTGTTCTCCCAGAATTACACTATAACTCACATATTGATAATAGCGGGTGTAGTTGGAATACTATCATTCTCTAGATTTATCACAAATCGTTGA
- a CDS encoding chloride channel protein, whose amino-acid sequence MNLSSLPYFEKWFILGIILGVVAGLAATTFYLLLHLFEDIFLFHFIGMSYPRPLGEGGTLNFIFYPGTYLLIPISTAIGGLISGIIVYTFAPEAEGHGTDAAIKAYHYFQGKVRWVVIPVKIIASAITIGSGGSAGREGPTAQFSAGVGSVIADLLHLSPEDRRRALAVGLGAGIGTIFKTPIGGAILAAEILYRRDLEPEVIYPALVASAIGYTIFGSIFGFTPVFGYYTGTFDPLRLPMYAVLGLVSGLMAILYPKTFYGVNSLFKKLRIPNHVKPAIGGLITGFIALLAPEILGTGYGWINLVEYEKFFTLYSPLIPTIILLVILPFLKILGTSFSIGSGGSGGVFAPGLFIGAYIGASVGLLFHYLFPNIVPAIAPFVIIGMMSFFAGAGKVPLSVLIMVTEMTSSLQLLPGAMIAVAISYLVSGNNTIYISQLPTRRDSPAHKAEYETPLMETVRVEKCELRDIKVYADDKVGKAIQIMLENNFMSLPVVNYDNRFLGVVYLRDLERANPEDSVGKYITRGSPSVSLTSTLEHALEVMATNKARWVAVVDKGKLLGIVTYDGIIDAYKRELNAIKNS is encoded by the coding sequence ATGAACCTATCGTCATTACCTTATTTCGAGAAGTGGTTCATCCTTGGAATAATTTTAGGTGTTGTAGCAGGGTTGGCTGCGACTACATTTTATTTGTTATTGCACTTGTTCGAAGATATATTTCTGTTTCATTTTATTGGAATGAGTTATCCTAGACCGCTTGGCGAGGGAGGAACATTAAATTTCATCTTTTATCCTGGAACTTATCTTCTTATACCCATATCTACTGCTATTGGAGGATTAATTTCTGGAATAATAGTCTACACATTCGCTCCGGAAGCTGAGGGACATGGTACAGATGCTGCAATAAAGGCCTATCATTATTTTCAAGGCAAGGTTAGATGGGTAGTTATCCCAGTTAAGATAATAGCTTCAGCAATTACTATAGGTTCTGGTGGTAGCGCAGGAAGAGAAGGCCCAACTGCGCAATTTTCAGCTGGCGTAGGTTCAGTTATTGCTGATTTACTCCATCTCAGTCCAGAGGATAGGAGAAGGGCCTTAGCAGTAGGCCTCGGAGCTGGAATAGGTACAATTTTTAAAACGCCAATAGGAGGTGCAATCTTAGCAGCTGAAATCCTATATAGAAGGGATCTAGAGCCAGAAGTAATATATCCTGCGTTAGTAGCCTCAGCAATAGGTTATACCATATTCGGAAGCATATTTGGTTTCACTCCCGTATTTGGTTATTATACTGGTACCTTTGATCCGCTCAGATTGCCAATGTATGCGGTCCTAGGACTAGTTTCTGGTTTGATGGCAATACTATATCCTAAAACCTTCTATGGAGTTAATTCACTTTTCAAAAAATTACGAATACCTAATCATGTAAAGCCAGCAATAGGTGGACTTATTACTGGTTTCATTGCATTATTGGCCCCAGAGATTCTTGGAACAGGTTATGGCTGGATTAACTTAGTTGAGTATGAGAAGTTTTTCACATTATATTCTCCACTTATACCTACAATCATATTATTAGTAATATTACCATTTTTAAAGATTTTAGGGACTTCGTTTTCTATAGGTTCTGGAGGTAGTGGTGGAGTTTTTGCTCCCGGTTTATTTATAGGGGCATATATAGGTGCAAGTGTCGGGTTATTGTTCCATTACTTATTCCCAAACATTGTACCTGCCATAGCCCCATTTGTTATCATTGGCATGATGAGCTTCTTTGCAGGTGCAGGGAAGGTTCCATTATCAGTTTTAATAATGGTTACTGAAATGACCTCAAGTCTCCAATTACTGCCTGGAGCCATGATTGCTGTAGCAATTTCCTATTTAGTTTCCGGAAACAATACGATATATATTTCTCAATTGCCAACCAGAAGGGACTCTCCAGCTCACAAAGCTGAATATGAAACTCCATTAATGGAGACCGTACGTGTGGAAAAGTGTGAATTGAGAGATATTAAGGTTTACGCTGATGATAAAGTAGGAAAGGCTATACAAATAATGCTTGAGAATAATTTCATGAGCCTACCCGTGGTAAATTACGATAATAGGTTTCTTGGAGTAGTGTATCTAAGAGATTTGGAAAGGGCTAATCCTGAAGACTCGGTGGGAAAATATATAACCAGAGGGTCTCCTTCAGTATCCTTAACCTCCACATTGGAACATGCGTTGGAGGTAATGGCTACTAACAAGGCTAGATGGGTTGCGGTTGTGGATAAGGGGAAACTTTTAGGAATTGTTACATACGATGGTATTATAGACGCGTATAAGAGAGAGTTAAACGCGATTAAGAATTCATGA
- a CDS encoding mandelate racemase/muconate lactonizing enzyme family protein — translation MKIREIEPIVLTSKEKGSATWASTMIIVRVITENGAVGYGEAVPTLRVISVYNAIKQVAKGYIGKEVEEVEKNYHEWYKQDFYLARSFESTTAVSAIDIASWDIIGKELGAPIYRLLGGKVRNRIPVYANGWYQDCVTPEDFAEKAKEVVKTGYKALKFDPFGPYYDWIDERGLREAEERVRVVREAVGNNVDILIEHHGRFNANSAIMIAKRLEKYNPGFMEEPVHHEDIIGLRKYRANTHLRVALGERLLSEKEAAFYVEEGLVNILQPDLTNIGGVTVGKSVIKIAEANDVEVAFHNAFGSIQNAVEIQLSAVTQNLYLLENFYDWFPQWKRDLVYNETPVEGGHVKVPDKPGIGVSINEKIIEQLRAEPIPLDVIEEPVWVVKGTWKNYGV, via the coding sequence ATGAAAATCAGAGAAATAGAACCAATAGTACTTACCTCTAAAGAGAAAGGCAGCGCAACTTGGGCGTCTACAATGATTATTGTGAGGGTCATAACGGAAAATGGAGCTGTAGGTTATGGCGAGGCTGTACCAACACTAAGAGTTATATCCGTATACAATGCTATTAAACAAGTTGCTAAGGGTTATATAGGAAAAGAAGTAGAAGAGGTTGAGAAGAACTATCATGAGTGGTATAAACAAGACTTCTACTTAGCTAGGTCTTTTGAATCAACAACTGCAGTTAGTGCAATTGATATAGCCTCTTGGGATATAATAGGAAAAGAGCTTGGAGCCCCAATCTACAGGTTATTAGGCGGAAAAGTTAGGAATAGAATACCAGTCTATGCAAATGGATGGTATCAGGACTGTGTAACTCCAGAGGACTTTGCAGAAAAGGCAAAAGAGGTTGTAAAAACGGGATATAAGGCCCTAAAATTTGATCCATTTGGTCCCTACTACGATTGGATAGACGAGAGAGGTTTAAGAGAAGCTGAGGAGAGGGTAAGGGTTGTTAGGGAGGCAGTTGGTAATAATGTAGATATTTTGATAGAACATCACGGCAGATTTAACGCAAATTCAGCAATAATGATAGCGAAAAGGTTAGAAAAATACAATCCAGGATTTATGGAGGAACCAGTACATCATGAGGATATCATTGGTTTAAGGAAATATAGAGCTAATACTCATTTAAGGGTTGCATTGGGAGAAAGACTGCTAAGTGAAAAGGAAGCCGCGTTTTATGTTGAGGAAGGTCTTGTAAACATATTACAACCAGATTTAACCAATATAGGCGGCGTGACAGTAGGTAAGAGTGTTATAAAGATAGCTGAAGCCAATGACGTAGAAGTGGCTTTCCATAACGCCTTTGGTTCAATTCAGAATGCTGTCGAAATACAACTAAGTGCAGTTACACAGAACTTATACTTGCTTGAAAATTTCTATGATTGGTTCCCTCAATGGAAAAGGGATTTAGTGTATAATGAAACACCAGTTGAAGGAGGTCATGTTAAGGTTCCAGATAAGCCCGGTATAGGTGTTTCAATTAATGAAAAAATAATAGAGCAATTAAGAGCTGAACCAATACCATTAGATGTAATTGAGGAACCAGTTTGGGTTGTTAAAGGAACTTGGAAGAATTATGGTGTTTGA
- a CDS encoding bifunctional 2-dehydro-3-deoxy-phosphogluconate/2-dehydro-3-deoxy-6-phosphogalactonate aldolase, whose translation MPEIITPIITPFTKDNRIDKEKLKMHAENLIRKGIDKLFVNGTTGLGPSLSPEEKLENLKVVYEVTNKVIFQVGGLNLDDAIRLAKLSKDFDIVGIASYAPYYYPRMPEKHLIKYFNTLCEVSPHPVYLYNYPTATGKDIDAKLAKEIGCFAGVKDTIENIIHTLDYKRLNSNMLVYSGSDMLIATVASTGLDGNVAAGSNYLPEVTVTIKKLAMERKIAEALKLQFLHDEIIEASRIFGSLSSNYVLTKYFQGYDLGNPRPPIFPLDEEEERQLIKKVEGIRAKLVELKILKE comes from the coding sequence ATGCCAGAGATCATAACTCCAATCATAACTCCATTTACTAAAGATAATAGAATAGATAAGGAGAAATTAAAGATGCATGCGGAGAATCTCATTAGGAAAGGGATAGATAAGTTATTCGTGAATGGTACTACTGGTCTTGGCCCTTCACTATCTCCGGAGGAGAAGTTGGAGAATCTAAAAGTAGTTTATGAAGTTACAAATAAGGTAATATTTCAAGTTGGTGGGTTAAATCTAGATGATGCTATAAGATTAGCTAAGTTAAGTAAGGATTTCGATATTGTTGGTATTGCTTCCTACGCTCCATATTATTATCCTAGAATGCCGGAAAAGCACTTAATAAAGTATTTTAACACGTTGTGCGAAGTGTCACCACATCCTGTTTATTTGTATAATTATCCAACGGCCACTGGTAAAGATATAGATGCAAAACTTGCTAAGGAGATAGGCTGTTTCGCAGGAGTAAAGGACACCATCGAAAACATAATTCACACCTTAGATTACAAGCGTTTAAATTCTAACATGCTAGTGTATAGCGGATCTGACATGTTAATTGCCACAGTAGCTTCTACGGGTTTAGATGGTAACGTTGCTGCTGGTTCAAACTATCTTCCTGAGGTTACTGTGACAATTAAGAAATTAGCCATGGAAAGGAAAATTGCTGAAGCCCTTAAGTTACAGTTCCTTCATGACGAGATAATAGAGGCATCTAGAATATTCGGGAGCTTATCTTCAAATTATGTTCTAACTAAGTACTTCCAAGGATATGATTTAGGAAATCCTAGACCTCCAATATTCCCATTAGATGAGGAAGAAGAGAGACAGTTAATTAAGAAAGTTGAGGGTATAAGGGCTAAACTTGTAGAGCTTAAAATATTGAAAGAATAG
- the acs gene encoding acetate--CoA ligase → MEQEITENIKEIEEKVDYNIRLYKEIYRESIENPSKFWSKLAEELIDWFEPWKETFKQEILTKWFVGGKLNASYNAIDRHLNSSKKFKAAIIWESEKGERKVLTYQDLFYEVNRWANALKQLGVQKGDRVTIYMPLSPEGVIAMLACARIGAIHSVVFAGFGSQALADRIADAQSKIVITADGYYRKGRLVELKKTVDEALSKLQNNPVKNVIVFRRSGTETPFKEGRDIYFDEIGKYRYVEPEPVDATHPLFILYTSGTTGKPKGIVHSTGGYLVGTAAMLLWSYGLSQENDVLFNTSDIGWIVGHSYITYSPLVMGRSVIIYESVPDYPYPDKWAELIEKYKATTFGTSATFLRYLMKYGEEYIKAHDLSSLRIMVTNGEPLNYAPWKYGLEVIGTGKVFMSHQWWQTETGAPNLGYMPGYPIFLTMKSGPASGYPLPGNKIKVVDENGNLAKPRERGYLIMEPPFPPSMMIGMWNDEGNERIIKTYFSKFANVYYTGDFAMIDEDGYVWVSGRADETLKIAGHRIGAGEVESAITSHPAVAEAAVIGIPDPVKGETAHAFVVLKQGYHPSNELAKSINEHVKKVMGPIVILEVHFVNALPKTRSGKVMRRVIKAVMMGSAVGDISTLEDEASMEEIKKAIEALRSQLNP, encoded by the coding sequence ATGGAACAAGAAATTACAGAGAATATTAAAGAAATAGAGGAAAAGGTAGATTATAATATAAGGCTTTACAAGGAGATTTATAGGGAAAGTATAGAAAATCCAAGTAAATTCTGGAGTAAACTAGCTGAGGAATTGATTGACTGGTTTGAGCCCTGGAAAGAAACCTTTAAGCAAGAGATTCTTACAAAGTGGTTCGTTGGGGGGAAATTGAATGCTAGCTATAATGCAATCGATAGACATTTGAACAGTAGTAAGAAGTTTAAGGCTGCGATAATTTGGGAATCCGAAAAGGGTGAGAGAAAAGTACTTACTTATCAAGATTTATTTTACGAGGTAAATAGATGGGCCAATGCGTTAAAGCAATTAGGTGTACAAAAAGGTGATAGGGTTACAATTTACATGCCTTTAAGCCCAGAAGGAGTTATAGCAATGTTAGCTTGTGCGAGAATAGGTGCAATTCACAGTGTAGTCTTTGCAGGTTTTGGTTCACAAGCATTGGCTGATAGGATTGCGGATGCCCAATCGAAGATTGTAATTACTGCAGATGGGTATTATAGAAAAGGCAGGTTGGTAGAGCTTAAGAAGACTGTTGATGAGGCACTATCAAAATTACAGAATAATCCAGTAAAGAATGTTATAGTATTTAGGAGAAGTGGAACAGAAACACCATTTAAAGAAGGAAGAGATATATATTTCGATGAAATAGGGAAGTACAGATACGTTGAACCAGAACCGGTAGATGCTACTCATCCGTTATTTATCCTTTATACTTCTGGAACTACAGGGAAACCTAAGGGTATAGTTCATTCCACTGGTGGATATTTGGTAGGTACTGCAGCCATGTTGTTATGGAGTTACGGGTTAAGTCAAGAAAACGACGTGTTATTCAATACTTCCGATATTGGATGGATTGTAGGACATTCATACATTACTTACTCACCTCTGGTGATGGGGAGAAGTGTGATAATATATGAGAGTGTACCCGATTACCCATATCCCGATAAATGGGCTGAGCTAATTGAGAAATATAAGGCTACTACTTTTGGTACTTCTGCGACGTTCTTAAGGTATTTAATGAAGTATGGTGAAGAGTATATTAAAGCTCATGATTTATCATCACTTAGAATAATGGTGACAAACGGGGAACCCCTAAACTATGCTCCATGGAAATATGGGTTAGAAGTCATAGGTACGGGTAAAGTGTTCATGTCACACCAATGGTGGCAAACCGAAACTGGAGCGCCAAATCTTGGTTATATGCCAGGATATCCAATCTTCTTAACAATGAAGTCCGGACCCGCATCTGGATATCCATTGCCGGGAAATAAAATAAAGGTAGTTGATGAAAACGGAAATCTTGCCAAGCCTAGAGAGAGAGGTTACTTAATAATGGAACCGCCATTCCCGCCATCAATGATGATAGGTATGTGGAATGATGAGGGCAATGAGAGAATTATAAAGACTTACTTCAGTAAGTTCGCCAATGTGTACTATACTGGAGACTTTGCCATGATAGATGAAGATGGGTATGTATGGGTGTCTGGAAGGGCAGATGAGACGTTAAAAATAGCTGGACATAGAATAGGAGCTGGTGAAGTAGAGTCAGCAATAACTTCACACCCCGCAGTAGCTGAAGCAGCTGTAATAGGTATTCCAGATCCCGTAAAAGGAGAGACCGCTCACGCATTCGTTGTATTAAAGCAAGGATATCATCCCAGCAATGAATTGGCTAAGAGCATAAATGAACATGTAAAGAAGGTTATGGGACCAATTGTAATATTAGAGGTACATTTCGTTAACGCGTTACCTAAAACTAGGTCTGGTAAGGTAATGAGAAGAGTGATAAAAGCAGTTATGATGGGCTCTGCTGTGGGAGATATCTCTACATTAGAAGATGAAGCTTCAATGGAAGAAATTAAAAAAGCTATAGAAGCGTTAAGGAGTCAGTTAAACCCATGA
- a CDS encoding sulfite oxidase-like oxidoreductase, giving the protein MQEVQKPPNQKYIKNFIVYAEFGIPEVNLESYRLKVSGEVENPLSFTYDELMKLPRKEIIEDFHCVTGWSIKSVKWEGIPFKLLIETARVKKDVNWVMFYSLDGYTSIIPYEDVLKDNVIVALFMNGEKLPLKHGFPARPIIPHLYAWKSAKWLTEIEFIKDYVDGYWEERGYHERGNVWEEERFKGQGGKHLRRRPVL; this is encoded by the coding sequence ATGCAAGAAGTTCAGAAACCACCAAATCAAAAATATATAAAGAACTTTATTGTCTATGCTGAGTTTGGTATACCAGAAGTTAACTTAGAATCATATAGGTTAAAAGTTAGTGGGGAAGTAGAGAATCCTCTCTCATTTACGTATGACGAATTAATGAAATTGCCAAGAAAGGAAATAATCGAGGATTTCCATTGTGTAACTGGTTGGTCGATAAAGAGCGTTAAATGGGAGGGAATTCCATTTAAATTATTGATTGAGACTGCTAGGGTGAAAAAGGATGTGAATTGGGTCATGTTCTACAGCCTAGACGGTTACACATCAATAATACCCTATGAGGATGTATTAAAGGATAATGTAATTGTCGCATTGTTTATGAATGGGGAAAAGTTACCTTTAAAGCATGGTTTTCCAGCTAGGCCAATAATTCCTCATTTATATGCGTGGAAAAGCGCAAAGTGGTTAACAGAAATTGAGTTCATAAAGGATTATGTTGACGGATATTGGGAGGAAAGAGGATATCATGAAAGAGGAAATGTGTGGGAGGAAGAGAGGTTTAAAGGTCAAGGAGGTAAGCATTTAAGAAGAAGACCCGTTCTATGA